One part of the Aspergillus fumigatus Af293 chromosome 7, whole genome shotgun sequence genome encodes these proteins:
- a CDS encoding putative ribosomal small subunit assembly protein yields MKRQYLEIAGYAILPIQLPEARAFPKPATHYLYLRPHEPRIPDADSPRSLFVVNVPIDTTEVHLRHLFGTQLSAGRVEKVHFEGVPTKKGSVAITQGSVSKSRKRKRVTADELQDQLDGISLPSTWDRKLQKSGAHAVVVFADKSSMEASLKAVTKAAKKETKIVWGEGIEDRLPALGLQRYLNHCQASYPNRADLLRTVNDFMTVFTQVAEARKREDARRAQEPDEDGFITVTSGPKLTSIAHEEEARALVEKQKKKQEGLQDFYRFQSREKRKERQNQLLKRFDEDRKKLEEMKRRKGKIRVSYFPQSHFGTF; encoded by the coding sequence ATGAAGAGGCAGTATCTTGAAATAGCAGGTTACGCGATCCTGCCTATTCAACTCCCCGAAGCAAGGGCTTTCCCGAAGCCTGCAACACATTACCTTTACCTCCGGCCTCACGAACCTCGCATTCCGGACGCCGATTCTCCCCGCTCTCTTTTTGTCGTCAATGTGCCGATAGACACAACCGAGGTACACCTGCGCCACTTGTTCGGTACACAGCTCTCTGCTGGGCGAGTCGAAAAAGTTCATTTCGAAGGAGTCCCGACGAAGAAAGGTTCCGTGGCCATTACACAGGGAAGCGtctcgaagagcaggaagcGAAAGAGGGTTACCGCAGATGAATTGCAGGATCAACTCGATGGCATTTCGTTGCCATCAACATGGGACAGAAAATTGCAGAAGAGCGGTGCTCACGCCGTTGTGGTCTTTGCGGACAAGTCGAGCATGGAAGCCAGTCTGAAAGCTGTGACCAAagccgccaagaaggagactAAGATTGTTTGGGGCGAAGGCATCGAGGATAGATTACCTGCGCTGGGGCTTCAGCGGTATCTCAACCACTGTCAGGCCAGCTACCCGAATCGGGCTGATCTGCTCCGCACGGTGAACGACTTCATGACCGTGTTTACGCAGGTCGCGGAGGCTCGTAAGCGCGAGGATGCTCGCAGGGCTCAGGAGCCGGACGAGGATGGATTCATTACTGTCACGAGTGGGCCGAAGCTTACGTCTATTGcgcatgaagaagaggctcgGGCACTGGTTgaaaagcagaagaagaagcaggagggtTTGCAGGACTTCTACCGGTTCCAGTCGCgtgagaagaggaaggagaggcAGAACCAGTTGCTGAAGAGGTTTGATGAGGACCGGAAGAAATTGGAAGAAATGAAGAGGCGCAAGGGGAAGATTAGGGTGAGTTATTTCCCTCAGTCGCATTTTGGTACCTTTTGA
- the gisB gene encoding putative zinc knuckle nucleic acid binding protein, protein MLRSAPRPSVSATTVSALIKEACLIYLANVSIPCQSGKQPGHESSSCPRPRTTESHVQADCPTLRLNGGANGRCYNCNQPGHLARNCPAPASGAGRGVGAPRGGFNGGLRGGYGGYPRAATCYKCGGPNHFARDCQAHAMKCYACGKLGHISRDCTAPNGGPLSSAGKVCYKCSQAGHISRDCPNNDAANQQPAESATAPAAAAAAPAATTVTAEVSAEAAPVPAPAPTAAVA, encoded by the exons ATGCTG AGGTCTGCTCCTCGTCCGAGCGTCTCTGCTACAACTGTGAGTGCTTTGATTAAGGAGGCATGTCTGATATACCTTGCTAATGTGTCAATCCCTTGTCAATCAGGCAAGCAACCTG GACATGAGTCCAGCAGCTGCCCGCGTCCTCGTACTACCGAGA GCCACGTTCAGGCCGATTGTCCTACTTTGCGTCTCAACGGTGGAGCTAACGGCCGCTGCTACAACTGCAACCAACCCGGCCATCTTGCT CGCAACTGCCCCGCTCCTGCCTCTGGTGCCGGTCGTGGTGTCGGTGCTCCCCGCGGGGGATTTAACGGTGGACTCCGCGGTGGATACGGTGGTTACCCTCGTGCCGCTACTTGCTACAAGTGCGGTGGTCCCAACCACTTCGCTCGTGACTGCCAAGCTCACGCCATGAAGTGCTATGCTTGCGGCAAGCTT GGTCACATCTCCCGTGACTGCACTGCTCCCAACGGTGGCCCCCTGAGCTCTGCTGGCAAGGTCTGCTACAAGTGCTCTCAAGCCGGCCACATCTCTCGTGATTGCCCTAACAACGACGCTGCTAACCAGCAGCCTGCCGAGTCGGCtactgctcctgctgctgctgccgctgctccTGCCGCTACCACTGTCACCGCTGAGGTCAGCGCCGAAGCTGCTCCTGTCCCGGCCCCTGCTCCCACCGCCGCTGTCGCTTAA
- a CDS encoding general transcription factor IIH subunit TFB6 family, whose product MTATAADGPGAGDFMQSSIPSPAPSSMSSSTTTPMLPKPRSHPLKAGSMKETTVINHIDTQLLKINRRHAKKFSSTYDDQSRQDPERGYESFQEVAKDIEGVIDVLWVSGTPSLQIPYMISLAVLVNSFLPDFPFSPKPTFRLLRKLDSVFASLLLGEDVESGAPLSGFENKPNLISMTEKVRIKSIAETCRVAVVEAKENDKSKAGGEDDNENPRDDEDEDEGSFYGTEEYESIGRWEMETAKVYERTIELLGDELGKAGEFCDSNFAAGESKEA is encoded by the exons ATGACGGCAACTGCAGCTGATGGCCCTGGGGCCGGGGACTTCATGCAGTCATCGATTCCATCACCTGCACCGTCATCTATGTCAAGCTCAACGACGACTCCAATGCTCCCAAAGCCAAGGTCACATCCGCTCAAGGCAGGGTCGATGAAAGAGACGACCGTCATCAATCATATTGACACGCAACTTTTAAAAATCAACCGGCGGCACGCCAAAAAGTTCAGCAGCACGTACGATGACCAGTCACGCCAGGACCCGGAAAGAGGCTACGAGAGCTTTCAGGAAGTAGCGAAGGATATCGAAGGAGTCATTGATGTTCTCTGGGTTAGCGGAACAC CATCGCTGCAAATACCGTACATGATATCTCTGGCGGTATTGGTCAACTCGTTTCTCCCGGATTTTCCGTTCTCTCCCAAGCCGACTTTCCGCCTGTTGAGAAAGTTGGACTCGGTCTTTGCTTCTCTGCTGCTTGGGGAAGATGTTGAGTCTGGGGCACCGCTGTCTGGGTTTGAGAATAAGCCGAACCTCATCTCCATGACGGAAAAGGTGCGGATTAAGAGTATTGCAGAGACATGTCGGGTTGCTGTTGTGGAAGCCAAGGAGAACGACAAGTCCAAAGCGGGAGGGGAGGACGACAACGAGAACCcgagagatgatgaagatgaggatgagggtaGTTTTTATGGTACGGAAGAGTACGAAAGTATTGGGAGGTGGGAGATGGAAACTGCCAAGGTCTACGAAAGGACGATTGAACTGCTCGGGGATGAATTGGGGAAAGCGGGCGAGTTCTGCGATAGTAATTTTGCAGCCGGCGAATCAAAAGAAGCATAG
- a CDS encoding RNA-binding protein produces the protein MSFQNFDSFQNQHPSADAAAAAAPGAPATADTTMTGQTDPTTGSFQGPAPGEPSAAPVAQQGNEGKTTLWMGELEPWIDENFIRNLWFQMGEQVNVKMIRDKFSGSNAGYCFVDFSSPAAAAKALSLNGTPMPNTNRVFKLNWATGGGLADRSRDDRGPEYSIFVGDLGPEVNEYVLVSLFQNRFPSCKSAKIMTDPISGMSRGYGFVRFSDENDQQRALTEMQGVYCGNRPMRISTATPKNKGPGVVPGAMGMPGPAGMYPPMGAPPMGFYGAPQPMNQFTDPNNTTVFVGGLSGYVTEDELRSFFQGFGEITYVKIPPGKGCGFVQFVQRHAAEMAINQMQGYPIGNSRVRLSWGRSQNNSGPAGSPYRPAPPPPPMYPSMGMPPAHQYGGFAPMK, from the exons ATGTCTTTCCAAAACTTTGACTCTTTCCAAAACCAGCACCCGTCAGCCgacgctgctgctgctgctgccccaGGCGCTCCGGCAACTGCGGATACCACCATGACCGGGCAGACTGACCCTACCACTGGCTCTTTCCAGGGTCCTGCCCCCGGCGAGCCCtcagctgctcctgttgcTCAGCAGGGCAATGAGGGAAAGACCACTCTCTG GATGGGCGAGCTTGAGCCTTGGATCGATGAGAACTTCATCCGCAATCTGTGGTTCCAGATGGGCGAACAGGTTAATGTCAAGATGATCCGCGACAAGTTTTCTGG GAGCAATGCCGGATATTGCTTCGTCGACTTCTCTTCCcctgccgctgctgccaaGGCCCTTTCTCTCAACGGGACCCCCATGCCCAACACCAACCGCGTGTTCAAGCTGAATTGGGCCACTGGTGGCGGTCTTGCTGATAGAAG CCGTGACGACCGTGGTCCCGAGTACTCCATCTTTGTCGGCGATCTCGGCCCTGAAGTCAACGAATATGTTCTTGTTTCCCTGTTCCAGAACCGATTCCCATCCTGCAAGTCCGCCAAAATCATGACCGACCCCATCAGCGGCATGTCTCGTGGCTATGGTTTCGTTCGCTTCTCCGACGAGAACGACCAGCAGCGTGCTTTGACCGAGATGCAGGGTGTCTACTGCGGCAACCGTCCCATGCGCATCTCCACCGCCACTCCCAAGAACAAAGGTCCTGGTGTTGTTCCCGGAGCCATGGGCATGCCTGGTCCCGCTGGCATGTACCCGCCAATGGGTGCTCCTCCCATGGGTTTCTACGGTGCTCCTCAGCCTATGAACCAGTTCACTGACCCTAACAACACAACTGTCTTCGTTGGTGGACTCTCTGGTTATGTCACTGAGGATGAGCTCCGTTCTTTCTTCCAGGGATTCGGCGAGATCACTTACGTCAAGATCCCTCCTGGAAAGGGTTGCGGTTTCGTTCAGTTCGTTCAGCGCCACGCCGCGGAGATGGCCATCAACCAGATGCAGGGATACCCCATCGGTAACTCCCGTGTGCGTCTCAGCTGGGGTCGATCTCAGAACAACTCCGGCCCCGCTGGCAGCCCTTACCGCCCTGCCCCTCCCCCGCCTCCGATGTATCCCTCTATGGGCATGCCCCCAGCACACCAGTACGGTGGTTTCGCGCCTATGAAG TAA
- a CDS encoding 40S ribosomal protein eS24, whose product MADTPVTLRTRKFIRNPLLARKQMVVDVLHPNRANVSKDELREKLAELYKANKDQVSVFGFRTQYGGGKSTGFALIYDSHEALKKFEPHYRLVRIGAATKVEKASRQQRKQRKNRSKKFRGTAKTKGPKKNKD is encoded by the exons ATGGCCGACACTCCCGTTACCCTGCGGACTCGCAAGTTCATCCGCAACCCCCTGCTCGCCAGAAAGCAGATGGTCGT GGACGTCCTCCACCCCAATCGTGCTAATGTCTCCAAGGACGAGCTCCGCGAGAAGCTCGCCGAGCTGTACAAGGCCAACAAGGACCAGGTCTCCGTCTTCGGTTTCCGCACTCAGTACGGTGGTGGCAAGAGCACTGGCTTCGCCCTCATCTACGACTCCCACGAGGCCCTGAAGAAGTTCGAGCCTCACTACCGCCTGGTCCGCATCGGTGCCGCTACTAAGGTCGAGAAGGCCAGCAGACAGCAGC GCAAGCAACGGAAGAACCGTTCCAAGAAGTTCCGTGGTACCGCCAAGACCAAGGGACccaagaagaacaaggactAA
- the cyp8 gene encoding PPIL4 family peptidylprolyl isomerase, producing the protein MSVLLETSLGDIVIDLLVDESPKACENFLKLCKVKYYNFSPVHSVQKNFTFQTGDPLGPDSPESDGGSSIWGLLEGPVKRTFSLKLSPKLKHTERGTVSMATVPSSHDPDERLAASQFIVTLEDNLDYLDGKAAIFGKVVEGFDVLEKINGAFIDDQGRPLKDIRIRHTVILDDPYDDPPGLVVPAESPLPSKAQLATVRIADDEELDDNMDEEAMEKLRREREARAQALTLEMVGDLPFAEVKPPENVLFVCKLNPVTQDEDLQLIFSRFGPILSCEVIRDKRTGDSLQYAFIEFENQKDCEQAYFKMQGVLIDDHRIHVDFSQSVSKLSESWRNATISKRSQRGGFGGVAELEKKRQYRATDNVREQDAYGMVFDKGEARRRPVSRERRYSRSPKRSSRRDSRSPKRGLHRNRYRDRSDSRSPRREDSYRDRNRERSYNDERRDRRDDDRYRERRRR; encoded by the exons ATGAGCGTACTTTTGGAGACCTCTCTTGGCGATATTGTCATTGACCTTCTGGTTGATGAGTCTCCTAAGGCATGCGAAAA CTTCCTGAAGCTATGCAAAGTCAAATATTACAATTTCTCGCCAGTTCATAGCGTTCAGAAAAACTTCACCTTCCAGACCGGCGATCCTCTCGGTCCCGATTCCCCAGAAAGCGACGGCGGGTCGTCGATATGGGGCCTGTTGGAAGGGCCCGTCAAGAGAACATTTTCGTTGAAGCTGTCGCCAAAGCTGAAGCACACCGAGCGCGGAACTGTCAGTATGGCAACAGTACCTTCCTCGCACGATCCCGACGAGCGCCTCGCTGCCAGTCAATTCATCGTCACACTTGAGGATAACCTCGACTATCTGGATGGGAAAGCAGCGATCTTTGGGAAAGTTGTGGAAGGCTTCGATGTGCTTGAAAAGATCAACGGAGCCTTTATTGACGACCAAGGTCGCCCGCTAAAAGATATCCGTATCCGCCATACAGTCATCCTCGATGACCCTTACGATGACCCTCCTGGCTTAGTGGTGCCAGCTGAAAGTCCTTTGCCTTCAAAAGCACAGCTAGCGACTGTAAGGATTGCTGACgacgaggagctggatgacaACATGGATGAGGAGGCGATGGAAAAGCTGCGGCGAGAGCGCGAGGCCAGAGCGCAAGCATTGACGTTGGAAATGGTTGGTGATCTTCCATTCGCAGAGGTCAAGCCTCCAGAGAATGTGCTCTTCGTTTGCAAGCTGAATCCAGTTACTCAAG ATGAGGACCTTCAACTGATCTTCAGTCGCTTTGGACCGATTCTGTCTTGCGAAGTCATTAGAGATAAACGAACCGGTGACAGTCTACAGTATGCTTTTATCGAGTTCGAAAATCAGAAGGATTGCGAACAGGCTTATTTCAAGATGCAAGGAGTTCTGATCGACGATCATCGTATACATGTCGATTTTTCGCAAAGT GTATCAAAGCTGTCAGAAAGCTGGCGGAATGCCACCATATCCAAACGCAGTCAAAGAGGCGGCTTCGGTGGCGTAgctgagcttgagaagaagcggCAGTATCGGGCGACTGACAACGTCCGTGAGCAGGATGCCTATGGCATGGTTTTTGATAAAGGTGAAGCTAGAAGGCGGCCGGTTTCTCGAGAGCGACGTTACAGTCGGAGTCCCaaaagaagctcaagaagagACAGTCGCAGCCCCAAGCGCGGCTTGCATCGGAACCGCTACCGCGATAGATCCGACAGTCGAAGTCCTCGGCGGGAAGACTCCTATCGCGATAGAAATCGTGAAAGGTCCTACAATGACGAGCGACGTGATCGTCGAGATGATGACAGATACCGGGAAAGGCGCCGTCGCTAG
- a CDS encoding UDP-N-acetylglucosamine diphosphorylase — translation MAVAIKETVSNFMERFHGHPENLPREPSAEEFQQLRKKYTDAGQGHVFAFVDELQTGERSQLFHQLSSFDPVRINELADKALNPPKADDGPASLEPLPDIATASILDSDPKDLEQWYEEGLKLVAGNKVAVVLMAGGQGTRLGSSAPKGCFDIGLPSHKSLFQIQAERIAKLQLLAQRISGKEAVIPWYVMTSGPTRKPTEEFFEQHKYFGLNKSDVIIFEQGVLPCISNEGKILMESKFKVAVAPDGNGGIYQALLTSGVREDMRKRGIEHIHTYCVDNCLVKVADPVFIGFAASKQVDIATKVVRKRNATESVGLILQKNGKPDVVEYSEIDKETAEAKDPKQPDVLKFRAANIVNHYYSFKFFESIELWAHKLPHHVARKKIPCIKEGTGEFFKPEKPNGIKLEQFVFDVFPMTPLEKFACIEVRREDEFSPLKNARGTGEDDPDTSKRDIMSQGQRWIEKAGGIVITEGDVVGVEVSPLISYGGEGLEFLKGREIKAPAFIEKEE, via the exons ATGGCCGTAGCTATCAAAGAGACAGTCTCCAACTTCATGGAGAGATTCCATGGTCATCCAGAGAACCTTCCCCGTGAACCATCTGCTGAAGAGTTCCAGCAGCTTAGGAAAAAGTACACCGATGCCGGCCAGGGTCATGTCTTCGCATTTGTTGACGAATTACAAACCGGCGAGAGGTCCCAGCTCTTCCACCAGCTATCAAGCTTCGACCCTGTGCGAATTAACGAACTCGCAGACAAGGCTCTGAACCCTCCCAAAGCAGACGATGGGCCCGCTTCGCTTGAACCCCTGCCGGATATCGCCACGGCATCGATTCTCGACTCAGATCCCAAGGATCTCGAACAATGGTATGAGGAGGGGCTCAAACTTGTGGCGGGTAACAAGGTTGCGGTCGTCCTGATGGCGGGTGGACAGGGCACCCGTCTGGGAAGCTCAGCACCGAAGGGCTGCTTCGACATCGGGCTTCCTAGTCACAAGTCGCTTTTCCAGATCCAGGCGGAGAGGATCGCTAAGCTCCAACTACTTGCTCAGAGGATTTCAGGCAAGGAGGCTGTCATCCCTTGGTACGTCATGACCAGTGGACCTACTCGCAAGCCCACAGAGGAGTTCTTCGAACAACACAAATACTTTGGATTGAACAAGAGCGATGTCATCATCTTTGAGCAAGGCGTCTTGCCATGCATCTCCAACGAGGGCAAGATCTTGATGGAGAGCAAGTTCAAG GTCGCTGTTGCTCCTGATGGAAACGGTGGTATCTACCAGGCCCTTCTTACATCCGGTGTGCGAGAGGATATGCGCAAGCGGGGAATTGAGCATATTCACACTTACTGTGTCGACAACTGCCTGGTCAAGGTGGCGGATCCTGTGTTCATTGGTTTTGCCGCATCGAAACAGGTTGATATCGCTACAAAAGTAGTCCGGAAGCGCAATGCTACGGAGTCGGTTGGTCTGATCCTGCAAAAGAACGGCAAACCCGATGTGGTCGAGTACTCTGAGATCGACAAGGAGACGGCGGAGGCGAAAGATCCCAAACAGCCTGACGTGCTTAAGTTCCGTGCTGCTAACATTGTCAACCATTACTATTCCTTCAAATTCTTCGAATCCATCGAATTGTGGGCACACAAACTGCCTCACCATGTTGCCAGAAAGAAGATTCCTTGCATCAAGGAGGGCACTGGCGAGTTCTTCAAGCCGGAAAAGCCCAACGGTATCAAGCTGGAGCAGTTTGTCTTCGATGTCTTCCCCATGACTCCCTTGGAGAAGTTCGCTTGCATCGAGGTTCGTCGTGAGGATGAGTTCTCACCATTGAAGAACGCGAGAGGCACTGGAGAGGATGATCCCGACACCAGCAAGCGGGATATTATGAGCCAGGGACAACGCTGGATTGAGAAGGCGGGCGGTATTGTCATTACTGAGGGCGATGTCGTTGGTGTTGAAGTATCTCCACTGATCAGCTAT GGCGGAGAGGGTCTTGAATTCCTAAAAGGCCGCGAGATCAAAGCACCAGCCTTcattgagaaagaagaataa
- a CDS encoding protein-lysine N-methyltransferase, with amino-acid sequence MSLGLSSVEDDSDGQNDNYVSFDKLVAQYFQQVEPHLLEFPDGRTMIKSAAQSALYQRMFNEAALWPIPPLNYRARVLKNILSILEESISDPEEDEISDDLMECWSTLVTQPKPSALQQAQQLAYVKYTAPVPDADADADGTPSGEHRANRTIITCESRGLILSAGTTGFRTWEAALHLGSFLSTPAGQALVRGKRVIELGAGTGFLSMFCAKYLGVQSMVATDRELGLIQNIRDCMRRNELDPAIFHPSIWEWGTRLSLTQCEPEDEGDAAVSGSGDLAFDVALGADLIYDVDLVPLLLSTFRDLFENYHLREFIIAATLRNQDTFQTFLKACQMNDFQVECMPYQSPAAEMQTGFFHSTSIPIRTYRITRRG; translated from the exons ATGTCCCTTGGATTGTCTTCTGTTGAGGATGACAGTGACGGTCAGAATGATAATTACGTCTCCTTCGACAAACTGGTCGCGCAATACTTCCAGCAGGTTGAACCCCACCTGCTAGAATTCCCCGATGGCAGGACCATGATCAAATCTGCCGCTCAATCAGCCCTCTACCAACGCATGTTCAACGAGGCGGCCCTGTGGCCGATTCCTCCCCTGAACTACCGGGCTCGTGTTCTAAAGAATATCTTGTCTATACTGGAAGAGTCAATTTCGGACCCTGAAGAGGAT GAGATCTCAGATGATCTCATGGAATGCTGGAGCACACTCGTGACGCAACCAAAGCCATCAGCTCTCCAACAAGCCCAGCAACTGGCCTATGTCAAATACACAGCCCCAGTcccagatgcagatgcagatgcagatgggACTCCTTCAGGAGAACACAGGGCCAACCGCACGATCATCACCTGCGAGTCACGCGGTCTGATCCTCTCCGCAGGAACTACAGGCTTCCGCACCTGGGAAGCGGCCCTGCATCTGGGTTCATTCCTCTCCACGCCCGCCGGGCAGGCTCTCGTGCGCGGGAAGCGGGTCATCGAGCTCGGCGCCGGCACGGGCTTCTTATCCATGTTCTGCGCGAAATATCTCGGCGTGCAGAGCATGGTCGCGACGGACCGCGAGCTGGGCCTCATCCAGAATATCCGCGACTGCATGCGGCGGAATGAGCTTGACCCTGCTATCTTCCATCCTTCGATTTGGGAGTGGGGGACACGCTTATCTTTGACGCAGTGTGAGCCGGAGGACGAAGGCGACGCCGCGGTGTCAGGCAGCGGTGATCTGGCCTTTGATGTTGCACTCGGTGCTGACCTG ATCTACGACGTCGACCTTGTCCCCCTCCTGCTGTCCACCTTCCGCGACCTCTTCGAAAACTATCACCTCCGAGAATTCATTATCGCCGCGACGCTCCGGAACCAGGATACCTTCCAGACGTTCCTAAAGGCCTGTC AAATGAACGATTTCCAGGTGGAATGCATGCCGTATCAGTCTCCCGCTGCGGAGATGCAAACGGGTTTCTTCCATTCGACCAGTATTCCCATTCGTACGTATCGGATAACCAGGCGTGGGTAA
- a CDS encoding recombinase DMC1, whose product MPESESGDEFNNDALIVDIDSIQAHGTPRPTYITKLKANGFYTVASVHGATRKTLLKIKGFSEFKVEKIKEAIQKCLPAASGFITAMELSHQRKRVVKISTGSKQFDSILGGGFQSMSISEVFGEFRCGKTQLSHTMSVVAQLPKEMGGADGKVAYIDTEGTFRPERIAQIAERFSVDPDSAQENIAYARALNSEHQLELLNTLSREFAGGEYRLLIIDSIMNCFRVDYCGRGELADRQQKLNQFLMRLAHMAEEFNVCVLMTNQVQSDPGASALFAGADGRKPVGGHVLAHASTTRVLLRKGRGEERVAKIQDSPDCPEREATYVITNGGINDPDKV is encoded by the exons ATGCCTGAATCGGAATCAGGGGATGAGTTTAACAACGAT GCCTTGATCGTCGATATCGACAGCATTCAAGCTCACGGTACACCTCGTCCCACTT ATATCACTAAGCTCAAGGCAAATGGATTCTATACTGTTGCT TCGGTTCACGGTGCCACCCGGAAGACGCTTCTTAAGATAAAGGGTTTTAGCGAGTTCAAagtcgagaagatcaaggaggctATACAAAAATGTCTG CCAGCTGCATCGGGATTCATAACTGCCATGGAGTTAAGCCATCAACGCAAGCGAGTCGTCAAGATCTCAACAGGAAGCAAACAGTTTGACTCAATTCTCGGAGG TGGTTTTCAGAGCATGAGTATCAGTGAAGTCTTTGGGGAATTCCGTTGCGGTAAAACACAACTGTCTCACACAATGTCCGTCGTCGCCCAGCTTCCCAAGGAGATGGGTGGTGCGGATGGCAAGGTTGCCTATATCGACACTGAAGGCACCTTCAGACCAGAGCGCATTGCTCAGATCGCAGAGAGATTTAGCGTCGATCCCGATTCTGCTCAAGAGAATATTGCTTATGCTCGAGCTCTGAACAGCGAGCATCAGCTGGAACTACTCAATACTCTGAGTAGAGAATTCGCTGGAGGCGAGTACAGATTGTTAATAATTGACAGTATCATGAACTGCTTCCGAGTGGATTActgcggacgaggagaactTGCGGACCGTCAGCAAAAGCTGAACCAGTTCTTGATGAGACTTGCACATATGGCCGAAG AGTTCAACGTCTGTGTCTTGATG ACAAACCAAGTCCAAAGTGACCCAGGCGCCAGTGCTCTATTTGCGGGAGCTGATGGCCGTAAGCCTGTTGGTGGCCATGTGCTTGCGCATGCATCCACGACCAGAGTCCTCCTTCGTAAGGGTCGTGGTGAAGAACGTGTGGCGAAGATTCAGGACTCTCCAG ACTGCCCCGAGCGAGAAGCGACCTATGTGATTACCAACGGTGGTATCAATGATCCAGACAAGGTCTAA